Proteins co-encoded in one Pseudoliparis swirei isolate HS2019 ecotype Mariana Trench chromosome 7, NWPU_hadal_v1, whole genome shotgun sequence genomic window:
- the bri3bp gene encoding BRI3-binding protein — protein MKGIRVFVVLSLSLLCTAEAARSKTSNQNSFRRAANGVYQTLSGVFGEDNMRGIYKFFSKTTERFVHGVDSFLDAIWKIWSDLLDVMGIESSNLSHYFSPTSLTNSPARALLLVAVVLVAYWFLSMFLGGFFYLLHAVFGRFFWLARVALFALSCLYILQKFEGDPERAVLPLCFIMAVYFMTGPVGAYWRRGGGAGSLEEKIDHLDTQIRLLNIRLSRVMDGLERSRDQ, from the exons ATGAAGGGAATCCGGGTTTTCGTGGTGCTTTCCTTGTCGCTGCTGTGCACCGCCGAGGCGGCCAGGAGCAAGACTAGCAACCAGAACAGCTTCCGACGGGCAGCTAACGGCGTGTACCAGACTCTGAGCGGTGTTTTCGGAGAGGACAACATGAGGGGGATCTACAAG TTTTTCTCTAAAACCACGGAGCGGTTTGTTCATGGAGTGGACTCGTTTCTTGACGCCATCTGGAAGATCTGGTCCGATTTGCTGGATGTGATGGGCATCGAat CCTCAAACCTCAGCCACTACTTCAGCCCCACATCTCTCACCAACTCTCCGGCGCGCGCCCTGCTCCTGGTTGCCGTGGTCCTGGTGGCCTACTGGTTCCTCTCCATGTTCCTGGGGGGGTTCTTTTACCTGCTGCACGCTGTGTTCGGGCGCTTCTTCTGGCTGGCGCGTGTCGCGCTCTTCGCCCTGTCCTGCCTCTACATCCTGCAGAAGTTTGAGGGTGACCCTGAGCGCGCGGTGCTGCCCCTCTGCTTCATCATGGCGGTGTACTTCATGACGGGGCCCGTCGGAGCGTACTGGcgtcgggggggcggggccggctCACTGGAAGAGAAAATCGACCACCTGGACACTcagatcaggctgctgaacatcCGGCTGAGCCGCGTCATGGACGGCTTGGAGCGCTCCAGGGACCAGTAG